The Verrucomicrobiota bacterium genomic interval CGCGGCGAGCAGAATGCCGACAAAGGCGGCGCAGAGGGCCGACAGCGTGTAGGCGATGTAGAGCATCCTTTTCGTGTTGATGCCCGACAAGCGGGCGGCCTCCATGTTAGAGCCGATCGCGAAAAGGTAGCGGCCGAATCGGCTATGATGCAGGAATATATAGGAGGGAATCGCGACCACTAACACCATCCAGAACAGGTTCGGCACGCCGAGAAAATCGCCCCGTGAAAAGCCCGTGAATTGATCATTGGTGATGGAAATGGTGGCGCCGTTGGTCATGAGCAGGCCGATGCCGCGCAGCGCCGTCAGGGTTGCCAGGGTCATGATGAATGGCGGCAAGCCGAGACGGCTGATTCCGAAGGCATGGAAAATGCCGATAATCAGCCCGATTCCAAGTGTGATGACGATGGCGGCCGAAATCGGAAAACCATGGGTCAACAGCACGGCGATGATGACGCTGGTGAAGCCGACGACTGCACCGACCGACAAATCGATTCCGGCGGTGATGATCACGAAAGTCTCTCCTACCGCCAGGATTGCGGTCATCGCGCCCTGACGCAGCAGGTTGGAGATGTTGCCGTACGTCCAGAAACTCCTCGTGCTGAAGGCCAGGGCCAGCCACATGAGCGCGAGGAGCGCGAGCAGGGTCAGGCTGAGAAGCGTGCCGATGCGCGCCCTCTTTTTGGTTGCGGCTAACGGTACAGCCTCAGACGCTTCAACGCTCATTTTGCTCATCCTCCATAACGCTGTTTCTCATTGTTGTTACCGGCGTCAAACGCCGATCGCTTCCGTTAAGATGGTTTCGTGCAACACCTTCTCGCTCGTATGGCCACTGTCATGGCTCGCCACCAGCCGTCCCCGGCGAAACACGTGGAGCGTGTCAGATAGATCGTAAACCTCCGGCAGATAGGAGGAGATCAGGATGATCCCCGCACCGTCCTTCAGCAGTTTGGCAAACAGTTTGTAGATCTCAGCCTTCGTGCCGACGTCGACGCCGACCGTCGGCTCGTCGAAAATGAAGAGCTGGGCGCCATGGTTGAGCCATTTGCCGATGACGATCTTTTGCTGATTGCCGCCGGAGAGGCTCGACGCGAGGGCGTCGCGCGAGGCGGTTTTTATCTGCACGTCGCGGATCTGGCGGTCGGCGGCGGACGCCTCGGCCAATGGGTTGATCACGATGCCCCTCGTCAGCCGCTTGTAGATGGGCAGGTTGAGGTTGAGCCCGACCCCAAGGTTGAGGCACAAACCCTGATCGCGCCGGCTTTCCGGCACCAGGGCAATGCCCAGCGAGATCGCATCCTTTTCCCGGCGGATGTCGACCGGCTGGCCTTTCCAGAAAATCTGTCCGCCGGTCTTCGGGAACCGGCCGAACAGACTCTGCACAAACTCGCTGCGCCCGGCGCCGATTAAACCGTAAAGGCCGATAACCTCGCCTGCCCGAACCCGAACCGAAACGCCTTCGAAGCCCTGGCCGGTGAGGCTTTCGGTGCGCAGGATCTCGGCCCCGAAAGGAATCGTCTCCTTGTAATGGATCTGCTCGATCGAACGGGCGATCATGCCGGCGATAAGCTTCTCCTCGTTCGTCTCGGCGACGCGCTGGGTTGATACAAGGCTGCCGTCACGCAGGATCGAGACGCGGTCGGCGAGCTGGAACACTTCCTCCAACCGGTGGGAGATGTAGACGATGGTGACGCCCTGGGCTTTGAGACGGCGGATCAGCGTGAAGAGCTGGGCGGCTTCCTGCCGGGTGAGATAGGCCGTTGGCTCATCGAAGATGAGAAAACGCGTGCCGCGCGTCGTGGCGCGCGCGGTCGCGACCAGTTGCTGCTGGCCGATCGTAAGGGTAGACAGCAAGGCGCCGGCCGGCAGCTGAAAACCGATCTCGTCCAGAATCTTCTGAGCGTCGCGCACCATCGCGCCATGCTGCAGCAGCCCCAAGCGCACTTTCTCATCGCCGAGGAACAGATTCGCCGCCACCGAGAGATGCGGGCAGAGCACGACCTCCTGGTGCACCGCGTTGATGCCGAGTTCGATCGCCTCGTGCGGGGTGGCAAGCGCAACCGGCTTGCCTTCCCAGAACACTTCGCCGCCCGAACGCGGATGGACGCCCGTAAGCAGCTTGATCAGCGTCGATTTACCGGCGCCGTTCTCGCCGACGATTGCGTGGACCTCCCCCGCTTCAAAGGTGAGATCAACGTGCTTCAGCGCGTGGGTGGCGCCGAAACGTTTATCGAGCCCTTTGAGGACCAGGATCGGCACGGCGGACGCCGTGCCTGCCTTTAAGTCGCTGTTAGCCCGGGCCACACCCGATTGCGTCTGATTCATCGACGGCTGGTTACTTACTGGTTGTTTATGGATCAGGGGCCGCCGGGCGGTCTGAAGGCACCCTCCGGCTTACTTACTTACTTGATCTTCGGGTTAAGCAGCTCCTGGGATCGGGGACTGTCCATGTTCGCTTTGGTGATCAGGTTCACCCCCGTGTCTACCTGCGCAGCCACCTGCTCGCCCTTGGCTGCGGCCAGCGCGGTCTTGACGCCGTCATACCCCATGCGGAATGGATCCTGGACCACCAGGGCCGCGATCGTGCCGTCTTTAACGAATTTCACGAGCTTGTCGTCCGAGTCAAAGCCGACGAGTTTGATTTTGTCGGCCACCTTATTCTCGGCGATCGCCTGGCCTGCGCCTTGCGCCATGATCAGGTTGGAGGCAAAAACGCCGCGCAGGTCAGGGTTGGCCGTTATCAGGTCGGTCATGATGTTCAAGCCGGTCGTCGCCTGACCGTCGGCAACTTTATCCGCAGTGAGTTTCAGTCCCGGGTATTTGGCTCCGAGCTCTTCCTTGAACCCTTTGGCGCGCTGGTCGAGGGAACCGACCCCGGGCAGCGAGGTGATCAGCGCAACGGCACCTTCGGCTTTGCCGTATTTCGCCGTGATCGCCTCAGCCAGACCGTCGGCCGCGACCCGGCCTGCCTGCACGTTATCGGTGGTCAGAAAGGAGGTGAAAGCCTTCGAATCAGCCGCAGAGTCGATCCCGATGACTTTGACCTTTTTGGCGGCCTCGTCGATCGGCTTACCAAGGGCGGCGAATTGGGTTGGTGCGATGACGACGGCAGCCGGGTGCCCGGAGACGGCGTTCTCGAGGATGGAGATCTGGCCATTGATGTCGGATTCGGACTGGGCGCCGAGCTCCGGCACGCTAACGTTGAGATCCTTACCGGCCTTGCGGCCGCCGGCAAGGACGATCTGCCAGTAGGCCGACGTGGTATCCTTAACGATGAGCGGGATGGTAAGTTTCTGGGCCGAGGCCGGCACCGCCTGGAGCATTCCGGCGATGACGAGCGCTCCAAACAGAGCGGTAAAGATGCGCGGGCGGGGGAACAAGCTGACAACTTTCATGGGCTAATCTTGTTATAAGGCGCCGCAAACCTGGGTGGTGACCCCGGCAAGGAGCGGCGCGTTCCGTACCAGGGAGGTCAATGGGTAAGAACAATTTGACGTGGATTGTTATACGCGGTGAGCCGTTGAATCAAGCAGAATGGTTCGCTCGACGGATAACCTCGTCGGAGCGGAAAGCGCCGAGCCCCCGCCACGGGCAACCGTGTGAGAACGTGCATTGAAGTTGTGCGCGAGCGGGCGTGCTTCACCTTGTCGCGGCGCCTTTCCCGCATTTTCTGAGGTGAGCCGGATGAAAACGTCGACCCAAAGGCGGGTTTAACCGGCCGGATCAATGGTCTCTCGGTCCGGGTACGGGAGAACTGCCAAGCCCCGTGAAAGTATCTTTTCGCCCTGCCCACAAGTAATGCCGGAAAAAGCCGAAGATTAACGGTTCGACCGCCCGGTCCTCAAACAGGCCGATCCCTCCCCCGCCCGCATCAAAATCGTTTGCGCCGGCGTTGTAGGTGAGCCCGAAATACGGGTTGTGCCCACCCCCGACCACGGAATGAAAATAGAAGGGGGCGCCCGCTTTTTCCATGGCTTCCACCAACACTTCGGCTTGCAGGTAGGGCACCAGTTTGTCGGCAGTCCCGTGCACGACCAGCATGGGAGGCTGGCTTGCGTGCACGTAGTTGACCGGACTGGCCGAGCGCGCGAGTTCGGGACGTTCTGAAGGCGGTCCGCCGAAGAGGGCTTTCAAGTTGGTGACCAGCGCCGGCATGGGCAGCGTAAAATCAGAGACCCCGAAAAGGTCGACGACGCAGGTCACCTCGCTGGAGACGTTCAGATTTTCGCCCACGTCGAACGCCTTGTCCCCGTTCGTGACGCCCAGCATGGCCACCAAGTGGCCGCCGGCCGATTCACCGATCACCCCGATCCGGTTCGGGTCGTACCCGTATTGCTCGGCGTGGGCGCGCAACCAACGGAGGGCCGCTTTGCAGTCTTGGATTTGGACGGGCCAAACCGCGGCCGGGCCGGCCAGGCGGTAATTGATCGACGCCATGGCGTAGCCGTCCCAAAGCAGCTGCAGGTTGTCGGGGTTCCAGCTGTCGCCCATCTTGTCGCCGTGCTCCCACCCGCCGCCGTGGACGTAGACGATCAACGGTTCGTTTTTGTGTTCGGTCGGAACGTACAAATCCAACTGCTGCTGCGGACCGCCGCCGCTGACGTATGGCACGTTCCAGACCACCGCGACGCTGTTGCCGCCGGTGGGGTACGGTTGCTGGGTAACCGTGCGAACTTGTGCGCGTCCAATTCCGGCAGCGCCGAGGACCGCCGAAGTGAGAAGCACGAAAAAGAGTTTCGATGGCCAGGTTGGGTTGATGAGCATTGTGGGGGAGGAACAGGACGGCACCGGCTATGACGTTGTCACTTTTGCATAGAAATTCCACATCTACTTTTTGCATGGCGTTGCCAGCCGAGGCTTCCGGACCCCCTCAAGGCCCTGAACCGCGCAAGACGCCAGCGCCGCCGCAGCAACCGGGCTCACGCATCGTGCGCCCGGTGGGAAATCCGGGGCATGACCGCAACGGCCTTGGATTCGGGAACCCGAAGCAGCCGCTCATCTCTTCCGTCGCGTTCAAAGAGCGACTAAGCTATTTGTAGGTCGTGGTGATGATCGAACTTCCGCTACATTAAATCGACGAAACTCAACGCATGCCAACGCTTGTACCCACTGCACCCGGCAGAGACATTGAGCTCTGGAACGCGGACGAGTTCCTCGATTGGCTCGAACCGGGCGTTCACGCCGAACTCCTCAATGGCAAGCTCCTCATGCATTCTCCGGTCAGGGGCGACAGAACCCGCGAGCGGCACCCTCTGCCGCCCCTTCAGCAAATCCAACCCGGCGGGGCGGGCGTTTGTTAGGGAGGGCGTACAGGCGTGACGCCTTAGGAGGGCTCGATCGTGATTTGACGGTTAACCAGGGTAAACCCTGGGCTATGGTCTAACGCCCCTTCGGGGCTGAAAGCGACCCCGAAATCCGTCCGCTTTCGGCCGTTACCCCTGTTGGGCACAAAAGCGAGGTAAACGCCAGGCGGAGCGTCCGGCAGCACCTCCTGCGCCGGAATTATACCCAATTAATTGTCCACATAGTATGACATCGTCCAGGCTAAATTTCGCCGATGCGGATGCAGGCGGCGCGGCGCCGGGGTGCTTTTTCTTCCAGGGCCGGGCGCACTTGCTTACAGGCTTCCGTAACGTAAGGACAACGCGGGTGAAACACGCATCCGGAGGGCGGGTTCAACGGTGAGGGCGGGTCGCCTTGCAGGATGATGCGTTGGCGCGCGCGCTCGCGGACCGGGTCGGGAATCGGCACCGCGCTGACCAGGGCACGGGTGTACGGATGCAGGGGCGCCTCGACCACGGCGGCGGCCGGCCCGATCTCCATCAAACGGCCCAGGTACATCACCGCGATCCGGTTAGAGATATATTTGACGACCGAGATGTCGTGCGAAATGAAGATCATCGTCAACTGCCGTTCCCGGCACAGACGCAGGAGCAGGTTGATGATCTGGGACTGGATCGAAACGTCCAGCGCCGATACCGGTTCGTCCGCGATGATCAGCTTCGGTT includes:
- a CDS encoding alpha/beta hydrolase, whose protein sequence is MLINPTWPSKLFFVLLTSAVLGAAGIGRAQVRTVTQQPYPTGGNSVAVVWNVPYVSGGGPQQQLDLYVPTEHKNEPLIVYVHGGGWEHGDKMGDSWNPDNLQLLWDGYAMASINYRLAGPAAVWPVQIQDCKAALRWLRAHAEQYGYDPNRIGVIGESAGGHLVAMLGVTNGDKAFDVGENLNVSSEVTCVVDLFGVSDFTLPMPALVTNLKALFGGPPSERPELARSASPVNYVHASQPPMLVVHGTADKLVPYLQAEVLVEAMEKAGAPFYFHSVVGGGHNPYFGLTYNAGANDFDAGGGGIGLFEDRAVEPLIFGFFRHYLWAGRKDTFTGLGSSPVPGPRDH
- a CDS encoding ABC transporter permease, with translation MSVEASEAVPLAATKKRARIGTLLSLTLLALLALMWLALAFSTRSFWTYGNISNLLRQGAMTAILAVGETFVIITAGIDLSVGAVVGFTSVIIAVLLTHGFPISAAIVITLGIGLIIGIFHAFGISRLGLPPFIMTLATLTALRGIGLLMTNGATISITNDQFTGFSRGDFLGVPNLFWMVLVVAIPSYIFLHHSRFGRYLFAIGSNMEAARLSGINTKRMLYIAYTLSALCAAFVGILLAARIGIGNATQAEGWELQAIASSVIGGTSLFGAIGSVHGPLLGSFILTTINNGANLLNVNSFWQRIITGALIIVIVYFDGLRRKRR
- a CDS encoding ABC transporter substrate-binding protein — protein: MKVVSLFPRPRIFTALFGALVIAGMLQAVPASAQKLTIPLIVKDTTSAYWQIVLAGGRKAGKDLNVSVPELGAQSESDINGQISILENAVSGHPAAVVIAPTQFAALGKPIDEAAKKVKVIGIDSAADSKAFTSFLTTDNVQAGRVAADGLAEAITAKYGKAEGAVALITSLPGVGSLDQRAKGFKEELGAKYPGLKLTADKVADGQATTGLNIMTDLITANPDLRGVFASNLIMAQGAGQAIAENKVADKIKLVGFDSDDKLVKFVKDGTIAALVVQDPFRMGYDGVKTALAAAKGEQVAAQVDTGVNLITKANMDSPRSQELLNPKIK
- a CDS encoding sugar ABC transporter ATP-binding protein codes for the protein MNQTQSGVARANSDLKAGTASAVPILVLKGLDKRFGATHALKHVDLTFEAGEVHAIVGENGAGKSTLIKLLTGVHPRSGGEVFWEGKPVALATPHEAIELGINAVHQEVVLCPHLSVAANLFLGDEKVRLGLLQHGAMVRDAQKILDEIGFQLPAGALLSTLTIGQQQLVATARATTRGTRFLIFDEPTAYLTRQEAAQLFTLIRRLKAQGVTIVYISHRLEEVFQLADRVSILRDGSLVSTQRVAETNEEKLIAGMIARSIEQIHYKETIPFGAEILRTESLTGQGFEGVSVRVRAGEVIGLYGLIGAGRSEFVQSLFGRFPKTGGQIFWKGQPVDIRREKDAISLGIALVPESRRDQGLCLNLGVGLNLNLPIYKRLTRGIVINPLAEASAADRQIRDVQIKTASRDALASSLSGGNQQKIVIGKWLNHGAQLFIFDEPTVGVDVGTKAEIYKLFAKLLKDGAGIILISSYLPEVYDLSDTLHVFRRGRLVASHDSGHTSEKVLHETILTEAIGV